The Salvelinus alpinus chromosome 29, SLU_Salpinus.1, whole genome shotgun sequence region GGGTAAAGGCTTAAGGTAAAGTAAAACATGAATTGTACATTTGGGAAACAAGAATAGTGACACATGCTAAAACAGATTACAGAAATGAACTTTGAAGACAATTTTTAttgagtcaattaagaacaaattcttatttacaatgactgcctaccaagAGCCAAAATGCCTCCTGTGAGGATGGGGATAAAAAATGTAGGACACATCACAACAAAAGTGACACTACATAgaggcaacacaacatggtagcaacacatggcagcagcacaaacatTGTTAAGCACGAAGGACAAAAAGGTAGAGAACGCATCACGGGAAACAGCCACAagtgtcagtaagtgtccatgatttgaATGTAGTGATGGAgataactgtccagtttgagtgtttgttgcagctcgttccagtcgctagctgcagcgaactgaaaagaggagcgacccagggatgtgtgtgctttgaggacctttaacagaatgtcaCTGGTAGAACAGGTGTTTTTTTTAGGAGGGTGAGGGTTGCAGTAGGTATCTCGGATAGGGGGCCTAGAAGGGTTTTACAGAGAtggccagtttacagaggagttaagagtgcagtgatgtgtcctgtaaggagcattggtggcaaatctgatagGCTGAAAGGCAAAGAACATtacgtctctgtaatctagcatggtcatctgaatcagggttagtttgtcagctggggtgaaagagtgaTTTATTATAGAGTAAACAAAGTCTTGATTTAGCAGCTTTTGGTGTTTTATTAGGATtcacattagctgttgcaaaagcagcagctactcttcctggggtccacatgaaacatgacataatacagaacattaatagacaagaacagcttgGATGTGTGCTGAGATacggacagtgtaccgtctagccatactctcaAGTACTTGTCAAGCTTTAAACCCtcaggtagtaatcacaccggtggggagaggagcattcttaccaaaccacatgacctttgttggAGGTGTTTAGAACAAAGTTAAAGGCAGCGAAAGCTTGCTGGagactaagaaagctttgttgtagagcgttcaACACGAAATCTGAGgatgggccagctgagtataagactgtatcaagAGAACTGAAGGGCTTTAAGAGAAGTTGAGACATGTTTTTTTCTGAAATAGATCACACATGAACACGAGCTCAGCTTGCTAAATTACACCAGTTTTATTTTGCCTTTTGATACAGATTAGTAAAGATAACATTGATGTACTTGGCCTACGGTAACAATGTCTAAGAAAGACAACTCCGGCTCTATAAGCATGTGCAACAACAATCGTGTGTtcaatatcaaataaaatgtaaccCAAAATATGCACTATTcagaagatacaaagaacagtaTCATTGTTTCAGACCTAGTGTGCAGTAGCTACAAGCGTTCTAATTTTTCCTCCAAATTTTCCTATAATAAAGAATAAAGATATTTGTCCTGCCATAAAGATGACAGCTGAATACCGGCTGCTAAGCCTCATACAATGGTACGAACTTTGAGATTTGATGAAAAGGTGCTACAGTACATGAAGTTGAATTCATTATTATGTGGTGTAAATGCTATGAAATGCAGCCAGGCAAGTTATTGAACAGTCAATGGAATTCCCTTTCAATCCCACATGAATAGCAGCCAACTTGAGTATTAAAAGGGAGTCTAGACTTCTTTCTTTTGAGCCTGTGGCTCACACCTGTCAATACAAAACTGACTATTGACCAGAAGCACTTTATCTCTATATACAGTGAAGTCTGAAATTAGACCATTTTGATAAAGATCAGTAAAAATGactaattcaaatactgagctatgttGTATGCAACAAAAAAGGGaaattattattttatactaatacaattgctcagagaagtGCTTTTTGTTTAATACTTTATTTTCTCAAAGTAAGGGTAAAAATGTATACCTGTGTTCAATACCTCGCCTTGTAaggataatggcactgagccGTTATCAAAGAAATGctatgagttggagaacacattgggagggatcttagaccattcctccatacaggatCCTTCCAGATCCTTCGTCTGCATTTTATGGAccgccctcttcaattcaaaccacaggttttcaatgggtttcaagtctggAGACAGATGGCTGTTGCCCAAAAATTATTTTGTGTCCAATTAACCCTtactttgtggattttgatgtgtgcttggggttattgtcttgctggaaaatccacttgtggccaagtttcatattcctggcagaggcaaccagtggtggaaaaagtcccCAATACTCATACTTTAGTCAAATtaaaaataccttaatagaaaatgactaaagtgaaagtcacccagtaaaatactacttgagtaaaagtgttttgttttaaatataaagtatcaaaagtaaatgtaattgcaaaaatatactaagtatcaaaagtaaaagcataaataatttcaaattccttatattaagcaaacctgaCAGCACCATTTTTTAATGTACGAATAGCCAGGAGCGCACtccaacatcatttacaaatgaagcatttgtgtttcgtgagtccgccagattgaggcagcagggatgaccagggatgttctcttgataagtgtgtgaatttgaccatttctctgtcctgctaagcattccaaatgtaatgagtacctttgggtgtcagggaaaatttatggagtaaaaagtacattattctctttaggaatgtagtgaagtaaaagttgtcatattaatagtaaagtacagatattcacaaaaaaatacttaagtactttacaccactggaggtAACCAGGTTTTTGGCATACATTTCCTGGttctgggtaaagttcatgatgccgcgTTTTACCTTAGTCTGTTTCCGGACTTGACATAAGCACAGACAAAGGATCTGGATGGAttttgtatggaggaatggtccaagATCCCTCGTAacgtgttctccaactcataaaacattttagagaaaggttcagtgccgttatcctcgtaaggtattgaaaacaggggtgtcaataattgaGCCCTACCTCTTGAgaatattacttgttaaacaaaatctccctctgagcaattgtattagtataaaaatcACTTCCCAATAATTTTTGGggatacaatatagctcagtatttaaattattttatacagtcattttttgctcatctttatcaaaggtGTCAATTTCTAACCTTACGCCCACTGTACGCTATAGTAAGGCAGTCAAATGACAAATTAGTATTAAATAGTTCTATATTCCCTATTTGATAAATCTAAGCATAAATATCTATTATATACACTTAGTTTAAGCTCACTTCAAATGCAATTTCATCCATCAAACTGCTGCAAACACGAGCTACATCTTTCATACATTTTACCAATCCTGACTTAACAGATAAGTATAGACTAAAGACAACACGTCTTTCTCTTAGATCCAGACCAGTTTTCTCCTGCATAAAAATACATCCAGAGCCTTCATAGAAGGTAAAACCTCGGTTAAAAACACACAGAATCACGGTGGATACTGCTTTGTTTAGCCACCCTACTGTTAATAGTAGTCAATGTCTCACAAGGCATGCATTGGAATTTGGCAGTTTGAGTGAGGAAAGATCTGTAAGAAACCTCATCTCCAGACTACTGCTTTGTCTACCATCAATACTTATGAGGATAACTTGTAAAACGCACTATACAGTGTATAGTTTTGCACCTATCATAATGGTAACAGACTAGTAACTGATAATAGGATTGTAATACTGTACCATAGCACTGCAATTGGATAGTGGACACATCACCAGTGTGAAACAAGATGGCAGTACTGCAAGTGTCTTCTTCAGACACTTTTACTTGAAATGCACATTCTCTGGCAGAAAAGGCGTATAATATCATAGTACACATCACTTACAACAGCAACTTTCCTCTCGAACTCTAGTTAACATTTTGCCAAAGCTGTCATTGGTGAGTCATTGTCTCTTGGTTTTTGGTTTTCTTGACATAGAATGTGCCACAAAAGTCATACAGAGAATAAACTTGACATTTAAGAGTATACTGAACTAACTGTACAATGGTCCCGAGCCATTTGCCAAAGTGGGGCACTTTCCAATGGTCATTGGAATGCCTCTCCAAAGCCTCTTGTCTTAAACACTCGTGTTGTTCACCCGTTTGGTTAAGTGACACTATCATTAGCACCAACCTCACACACTTCCTCCTCACACCCACCTCGGCTGACCCCCAGACCAAACACAGATGAACCTTGAACCTGCATCACGTTCTGAGAGTTGACCCCTAAGAGCACTCCAGAACTGGCCATGGTCAGGCAAGAGACAGCATTACTGCTGCTACCTGTACTGGAATGATGTGGGGACAAGACAGAGATCCCATTCCTGCCACCAACGACACCGTGACCGGACTCGCTGGTCGAGAGAGGGACATGAGGGAGATGCTGTGGGGAGATCCCATCAGTGCGGTCGGACCCTCCCCCATCCTCGCTCCTGCCAGCCGCCCCGCTCCGTCCCTCGCAGTGGGTGCGGTGCCGCATGAAGCTGTCGCGCCACATGAACTTCTTGCCGCAGCCGTGGCAGTCGTAGGGCTTGAGCCCCGTGTGGGTCTTCATGTGCTCCGTCAGGTGGTgcttcatcttgaacttcttgGCGCAGACGGGGCAGTTGAAAGGCCGCAGGTCCAGGTGCATGTTGATGTGACGGTCGCGCATGCTCTTGTGGGTGAAGGTCTTTCCACAGTGGCACATGAACACCTTCCCTGAACTCCCGCCACCACCCCCGTCCAGTCCATCTAAGCCACCGGCCAAACCCCCCTGTGCTGACAAATGGACTGCTCCATGCTCCAGATTTGGCCCTTTAAATGGTGCCCCGGCCATACCACCTCCCATTCCTATGGGTTGAGAGGAATCTAGAGAGGATTGTCTGTACATGAGGATCTGGTTGCCTTGCATGTCTATGGGAAAGAGCTGAGCtctggcagcagcagcagactgGACTTGGCCTAGTAGGGCTGAGACGGTTCTGCCACCACTCTGACCAGCGCTGTCATGAAGGTGCTGTGGGAGAGTCTGGTCCATTAAACCACTGTCAAACTTGAGGTAGTCTTCAGAAGACTGGCAGTAATCCATCTATGAGAGAAAGTGATTCAGTTTGGTAACGATCCAAAAATACAGAAACTGACACTCATTCCAAATGCACCAACCTAATACAGTTGTCCTCCTGATAAGTTTAGAATGGTAATTAGCCACATCCACTgacaaacatattttgcatcAAGGGTTTGACTAACCTGTGTCTCCATCTCATGGTCCGCTTTGCTGCTCAACTCTCCAGACAAAGTCCTAATGTTGGATATGTTGaacgtcctctccctctccctcagcatctccaactctctctcctcttcctcatctggcCCTTCCTCACCCGACACCACGATCAGGTCATCGTCCTGGGGCCTCTCTGTTTTTACCACCACCCACTGCTTCCGGGGCATGATGCTGGGCTGGCTGTATGTGGGCCGCTTCTGGAGAGGGGAGGCATCCCCGTCTTGGTAGGACGACACCCCGAAGCTATCGCTGACTCCAACCTCTTGGTCCGAGACAGAGGCCGTCGGCTTCCTCCTGCTGCTCCCTCGCTTCCTATGGTACAGGagctcttcttcctcttcttcatccTCTTCTTCGATGAGGAAAGCCTCCTCACCCCCAGAAGGGGTGCAGTAGCTGGGGGTTGAGTTCACGCCTCCCTCCCCTGCAGCTCCAGCGGCCGCCACTCCCCCTCCGAAGTTGGTGTCTCTGGGGCTAAAGTAGTTGGTGCTGCTGGGAGACTGGCTCTCACTCAGGGACGGGCGGCTGGGAGGGTGAGTGGCCGGCTGGGTGTTGCTTCCCCCAGCTTGGGCACTCCCAGCCCCGAGGGAGCTTTCACTGCTACTGCATCCATGGTTCCCCTGAGCTCCCCCAATGACGCCCTGGGCTGCACTCCCACTCCCCGTCACCCGCCCCTCTTTGAGGAGCTCTGTGCACTTGTCCACGATGTGCCACATCTGCAGCACGCTGCCCACGGTGAGGTAGTTGACGATGTCTTCGCGGAGCATGCGCAGCTGGCCCGTGTAGGCGCAGCTCAGGACGCTCTCGAACGCCAGCGGGTCCATGACGGCAGGGATGGAGACGGTGGACATGTTCTTCAAGAGCAcctggggggaggagggggttgatgagacagttaaTGATGGTTGGCGACATCCAATGCACAGGATCAAAGTTATTGATGTAAACTCTCACTTCAGTGTAGCACAATCAGTAGCTGTTAGAgttaaactatactgaacaaaaatatgcaaTATTCAACAATTTtacaagattttactgagttacaattcatataaggaaatcagtcaattgaaatgcattaattaggccctaatttattgatttcacatgactgggcaggggcggagccatgggtgggcctggctcctaaGTGGGTGGGCGTCATGGCTCCCCTCCTAGCCAATCAGAGTTTTGGCACCCCTCCTCAGTTCATGAAACCAGcagtttacatgttgcatttatatttttgttcagtcagGCTATGCAATGCACCAGCAAAcagaacaacagacacacacctggTCGTGAAAGTAGGGTGAGGATGCAGCCAGCACACAGCGGTGGGCCTTGAACACCTGCCCCTGGACCTGGATGGAGAGGTCACAGAGCTGGCCCTCCTCGCGCTGCCTGTTCAGGCTGTCCAGTACAGACGCCTGGGAGCTGGGGAAGCACACCTGTACCACCGAGCCAGAGGGGGCACCTGAGCTGCTGCTGCTACAGCCCTGCCCCATGGACAGAGAATGCATCTAGGCTTTTGAAGAGATGGAAAATGTAGTTTGTGAAGGAATAAT contains the following coding sequences:
- the LOC139558995 gene encoding zinc finger and BTB domain-containing protein 22-like, coding for MHSLSMGQGCSSSSSGAPSGSVVQVCFPSSQASVLDSLNRQREEGQLCDLSIQVQGQVFKAHRCVLAASSPYFHDQVLLKNMSTVSIPAVMDPLAFESVLSCAYTGQLRMLREDIVNYLTVGSVLQMWHIVDKCTELLKEGRVTGSGSAAQGVIGGAQGNHGCSSSESSLGAGSAQAGGSNTQPATHPPSRPSLSESQSPSSTNYFSPRDTNFGGGVAAAGAAGEGGVNSTPSYCTPSGGEEAFLIEEEDEEEEEELLYHRKRGSSRRKPTASVSDQEVGVSDSFGVSSYQDGDASPLQKRPTYSQPSIMPRKQWVVVKTERPQDDDLIVVSGEEGPDEEEERELEMLRERERTFNISNIRTLSGELSSKADHEMETQMDYCQSSEDYLKFDSGLMDQTLPQHLHDSAGQSGGRTVSALLGQVQSAAAARAQLFPIDMQGNQILMYRQSSLDSSQPIGMGGGMAGAPFKGPNLEHGAVHLSAQGGLAGGLDGLDGGGGGSSGKVFMCHCGKTFTHKSMRDRHINMHLDLRPFNCPVCAKKFKMKHHLTEHMKTHTGLKPYDCHGCGKKFMWRDSFMRHRTHCEGRSGAAGRSEDGGGSDRTDGISPQHLPHVPLSTSESGHGVVGGRNGISVLSPHHSSTGSSSNAVSCLTMASSGVLLGVNSQNVMQVQGSSVFGLGVSRGGCEEEVCEVGANDSVT